The genomic stretch AGTTTCTCTGGCCTTCCTACCCGATCTGTTTGCCTGGGGctgcaacaaaaacaaagcaaagcaaacacttcATTGGCAGGAGATAAGCCCAGATAAGAGGCTGCCTTCCTCCGAGGGGGGAGCAGCCCGTCTCCAACGGCCAGGAAGCTAGGAGAGGCCTTGAAGGAGTGCCAGCCTGCCCCAGCTGCAGAGCTTGGCCCATTCTCTTGCCACAGGGTCTCTGGTGTTCCTGGCTGGTCCCAGGCTCAGAGCATGTCCTCCGGCTGGTGAAGACTATAAATCACAGAGCTAACACGCAGGCCATCCTGCCTTCCAGCAGGTCTCCACTTAGCTATGGCCCAGTAAATGCAGCTTCCATTCGGGGCCTGTTTCCGTATCTGTAAAACAGGCAAAACATCTCCCTCATAGGGATGCGAGGGCCCCAGGGCATCGGCAGAGTATCCTAGCCCTTAAGACCATCAAGTCCCTTTCTCTCTGAAGAGCTATGGACTTCCCACTAATCTGGAAACTCAGCTTCAATCCTTAGCGGGGCCTCAGCAGCCCTGGTAGAAGATGCTGGGTGCTTGGGTCATATCAGGCAACAGGAAGGGGTAGAGAGTAGAGAAGGCTTCCTAAAGCAGGGTCTGAGCCTGAACAAAGAGAGACGGTGAAAAGCTGAGGAAAAAGAGATTAATGGGTTTGGGAAACTTAGGGGCTCGGGACAGATGTCAGAAGGCCAGAAGCTACCTCTGACAGGGACTAAGGTCACCACAGACCTTAGGCAAGGCAGCCAAGTTCAAACCTTGAAATAGATAGGAATCTGACCACAATGGTAcaaccccattttacagatgaggagactgaggccCCAGAAAAATGGCAGTACCAGAGCTAGAGCCCAGAGTGTTTTCATCCAAACTACACTGTACACAGGGTCCCTGAAGTCCACTTttattcatgttaaaaaaaaaaagtccccaaatATAAAGGGTTGCTTTCTACTACCCAGAACTCCAGGGTTCCACTTGCTGCTCCTTGGGAATTGGGGAGTACCTATCTTAGGTGAATGTTATGGGGTACAAGCCCTAGCCCTTTCCCTAGGCCTGAAGTTAGAAGGGGAGGCTGAGGACCAAGAGGTCCCAGGAAGATGCAGGGAGTTAGAGTTAGTATGAGGCATTTgcctcagattttaaaaaaataaaatttctaaagatataaggttaaaaaaaacccaaagtattAGTGTCTTCTACCCACAGCCCAGTGCCCACCCAGACTTGTGGCCACCTCTCGCTCAGCCAGTTCAAAGCTGGGTGTTCTCCTCCTGGCTCTCCGAGTCAGCGCTGGACAGGTGCCCACCACTCCCAGGTGCATGACCATTGCTGGCACAGGCCACCAGGGGGCCGTCCCCCAATCCCTCTGATGTCTCGCCCAGCAGGCACCGACGGATCTCCTGGGGCAACCTCTCTCGCTGTTCCTGACACTCCTGGGTCAGCTGGGCCAGCAGCTACAAGAGGCTGAGTGTCCCAGAGGGGCCAGGCTGCCCAGCTCCCCGGCTCCCCGCCTGTGCGCCGCCTCCCAGGCCTCACCTTGGGTTCCTCGTCCTCCAGCTGCTGGAGGACTTGCTGCTGCCCTGCCACCAGGCGCTCATGGCGCTGCTTCTGGGCCTCTTCCAGCTGTAAAGGCGGGCAAGAGTTGAGCTGAGGGAGGggcaagctctggggggggggtcactgggGCAGAGGGATGTCAGGGCTCCCAAGGTGTTGGATATGACGCAGGGACCAGGGGCAGTTGGTACAGTCCCCGGAAGAAGGCATTAGGAGCCTTTTGGAGAGAAAATGCGGCATCAAGGTGGGCACTGAAAAGCTGAGTTCCTGCTGCTGAAGGAGGGGAGGCGGGGCTCACTCACCCGTCTGATGGAGTTTACCGACTCAGTGATGTGCCGCCGATTAATCTCCGTCAGTTCCCTGTAGAAGTAAAAGGGACAGCTCAGGGCCAGGCTCTGTCCCGACCTCCCCTCACTCAGTGGCTCCCATCACACTTACACCTCCTTCTTGTGTTTCTCCCTTGTCTTGGCCTCTGAGATGCTGTTGTTGCGCTtcctgtccaggatcttctggagtTCCTTCTTCTCCCTGGAGAGCACGGAGGAGCAGGGGGAGTCAGAGGCTGGACTCTGGGCACCAGAGTCCCCCACCCTCGCCCAGGACCTTCTATCTGTCAGTACCtttcattcagctccttcagcctctTGAACTGAGTTGTGTGTGTATCCAGGACAACCTCCTTGAGCCGCTGATGAGCCTGGGGAGGCAGGCAGCAGCCAGCAGGTAACATGGGGCTGATGGCAGAGCTACCCAGGAAGCTGGCTCTCATCACCTGTACCACTTGCCCCTCACCTGTCGTAGATGTTCCAGCTTCCGCTTGGTCTCCACATCTGCCTGGGCTTCCCTCAGCTCCAGCAGGCTCTGTACTTGTCGGTTCTGGAACTCTCGATACTGTttggcctcctcttcctccttcgcGTCCTCCGTGTTGGTGGCCTTGCCCCTATAGGGAACCTTCTCAGTGCCAGGTCTCCGGTAGAGGAGGACAGTTAGGGCAGAGCTCATGCCAGCAGAGCAGCAGGCACCAGCTAGGCAAGCCATGCTATGCAAATCAGGAGGCCTAGCAAGGGCCAGCAGCTGTCCCGTTAGCTTCACACAGCTGATGGTATCCTGGCTGGGGACCTCAGAAGAGGTGTCACTCCCAGGGAAGAGTGAGGGCCTGGCATGGGaacctgcctccaccttcctgcCATCTGAGCATGCCCACACAGCCTGGAGACTCACAGGCACACCTCCCTGTGATATTCCTGTCGGCACACAACACAGGTGGCAACAGGCTGCAGGGCACTCACAGGGCACTGGGGGAGGGCCGGCACTTCCCCTCAGCCCTGGCCTGGGCCAGGCCATCCAGAAGGCGGCGGGTGAGGGCCACAGCCTTGCGCTGGTGCTTCTTATGCAACTCCCGCAGGTCTCGATCCTGCCGGCTCCGTAGCTTCACCATAGCCTTGTGGCTTCGGAGCTCCTCTAGAGGTGTAGGGGTCACCTCTATAAGGCGGAGCAAAGGAGGCAGGTTAGTGGTTGGGGTGGGCCAGGCATGGCTGAGCTGGGTGGGGCAGATGCCTACCAGGTGGCCCTACCCCAGATCAGGCTGTGCCCCTTACCAGAGAGGATGCTGGCAATCAAATCATCTCGCTGCCCTGGAGAGCAGAGACTGTGGTGAGAAGCCGTGGGATCCAGCTGCGGGTGGCTCCCCGTGGCCCACCCCTAGTACAGGCTGCCCCTTACCTGGGCTACTGAGGGAGGAACTAGTGGGGGAAGTGGTAGGACCGGGGGGCCAGCGAGGCGAGGCATCCAGTGGGTTAGGTGTGGGGTTGGAGGGGAGCTGTGACCCTGGCTGTTGACACGGAGTCTCCTGATATGTCTCTGTGCTGGCCTGAGCCTGTAAGAGAAAACTCTTTCAAAAAATGTTCTCTTCATCCTTCCACCTCCTGTATGCCCTATGCCCCTTCCAGCTCTCTCTGCCTACACCAGGAGAACAATAGGCACCCCAGACCCTTGCCCAAGCCATCAGGAAGGCTCTGTGTTCCCAGAGCAGAGGCTTCTGGAGAAGCCCGGCCCCGCCCCATGGGCCTTCCCCTGCGCCCCTCCCTCCCGCCCACCCGCCTGGTGGTTTGTCCTCCTCTTGGATGCTTAGCTTCTGATTTAATCAGCAAAGGAAGCCAGTGTAGAGCAGGCACCAGTCTCTTCGACTAACAGCTCCTCACAGCCCTAATTGCAGTCAGCTCTTTCCTGGCGGCCACAGGCCCCATGGGGACTGGGTCAGGACATGTGGCTGAACCTCTGCTCCTGGCGCCTTCCCACTGAAGCCACTATCTCTTCATGGTTTCCCTGGCTTCCAGTACCCCAGTGTGTCCATACCCAATGCTTTGACCCTGTCTAGACACAACCAAATCAGTGCAAATGGGAATGTCCTCTTTCAAGAGTCCATAAGTGAGCcgagggtatagctcagtggtagagcatttgcctggcTTGCTTAAGACCATGGGCTCCATCCCTATCCAGcatgggagaagaaggaaggggttgGAACTGACTGGTAAAGTACCTACCCTAAATGCTTGAGGGCCTTTGGTTGGATCACCCCATGCCTATAACCCCATTGCTTGGGTGGGCAAAGACAGGGGGCTCTCTGaggtcactggccagccagtctggttCAATGAGAGAGCCTATCTCAGAAAATCAGGTAGAGTGTGTCTCtggaaaaccacacacacacatatgtgcacacaaaccaACATGTttacacacaaaagcaaaaatctACAGCCCTTCTGCCCACTGTAAGCTATCTAAAAATCCCCTGACAGTACCACATGGCAGAAAGGGCAAGCTTTAGGGGCTGAAAACAGGCCAAAGGCCCAGCCAGGCTGTGTGGCGCTGAGCCACTTCCCATAGCCTCTGTGAGGGACAGGACAGTGAGCCAAGGATGTGACTGACCTCACACTAGGGCTGGCAGCAATAGCCACTTCATTTCTAGGTTTGAGTGAGACAAAAGAACCCAGAAAGGAGCAGGCTTCCCAGGCACGGGGCAGGCTGAGAGACATGAAACTAGGCTCTGCAATAAGACACTTAACAACAGAGTCTGGAGAAAAGCATCAGATGGCAGGGTTGGTAGCTAGGGGTACCTGTGGAAGAGTTGTTCAATGTCAAGGTGGGCCTAGCCCTGCCCACCTCAGTGGCTGTCCACTCACCTCACTCTCCCCAATGAGAGCAGCCAGTTGCTTGGCCCGCTGGTCCATTAGGCTTACATGCTTGATGGGGTTAATCAAGGCCTCCGCATAGTCTAGAGGACGTAGAAGGCCCAGTCTTCAGACCAAAGCCCAGGCCACACTTTCTGCCAGCACAGGGCTCCAAGGGTGGGAAGTCTGACCCCACTTGAACTGGGGCACCTAAATCAGCCATGCCCAAGCCCAGTCCCCACCCTTCTGAGCTCCGCCGAACCTATCGCCCGCCCTGTCTCCCTCACCCTGGTGGTCATCTGGGATGTAGTCAGAAGCTTCAGTGTAGATaagcagggcaggcaggcacAAAGGTTGGTTGGCCTCATTTCGCAGGCAGACATAGTGGTATCCTGGGTGGGCAGCGGGGAAAGTTGATCTCGGCCTGGCCAAATTCCCAAGCTGCCCCAGTACTGCCCAAAGCCCGTGGACTCACCTGAGCGGatagcagagacaggcaggataCGGTGCCCAACAAATTTGCCACCCTCCTCAAAGGCTGCAATGCGTAGTGAGGCCAGCGTGGGCAGCACAACCTGTGGAGCCCACACTGCTGAGCCATGGGGCAGAGCCAGGACCACCATACCATAGCCGCCAAGGCCTCACCCTCAGAGCACAGAAGCCCAGCTCAAGGGATGACCACCAGAGTCCTGAGCCAAGAACAGAGGTAGCCAGAAGCCCTCAGGGCTATCTATAGGATAGGACAGGACAGGTCACATTGTGGTCTGCTTAGCAACTATACTGAGCCATGTGTATAAATTCAGGACACACTTCAACCAGGTCAAGAGTAGAGGCCACATTCCCATGGGACCacaatgggggttgggggaggtcaAGCTTCTAGTTGTGGTATCTGGCAAGTACTTCCTGCCATGGGGACAAGGGGACAAGTCCCTGTTCCATATGTGAGGAAAGAACAGGAACGACACAAGATAGGACATGCTGTCATCATCCCTATGCTACAGCCTCTGTCTCTTCTTATCCCATCCGTCACTCAGAAAAGGTCAGAGAACCAAGCCTGACCCTGCGATATGCAGGCTCTAAGGGGGGTCACCTGCTTTTCCTACTTTCTGACCACTGGTCACTATCACGGTGCCTGGCCCTGCTCTCAGAATAAGCACAGCAGTCATGGCGGGCTGGCCTGCcacgggtgggggtgggggggttaccTTGGGGAAGTCAAAGGGTTCCTCTTCCCACACAGGGTTGAATGAGTTCCCCTGTGATGTCCGGGTACGATATTTGCGTCTTGTGTCAACTGGGAGACCAAACATGTCCACCTCAACGTAGATGCCCACCTTCTTGTCAGACAGGAACTGCCCTGAAATCACCTGGGGTGGGTGGGACAGGCCAGGAAGTTAAGTAAGGCAGCTACTGTGTGTCTTCCTCAAAACACCCTAGGCCCAACCCCTCCTGGGCCCCACCTTGACCCGCAAGGCGTTGGCCACTATGCCATCGACGATGACCTCAGTGAAGGGGTCAAAAGACTTGTCCGGCCGCCGCATAAACTCAGGCTTGAGCAAGTATCCGCTGCGCCCATTGTACTCAAACACGCCTGCGTTGAGCTGCATTGGCAAATCTGTAGGCAACACAGGCAGATCAGTAAAGGGTCTTAGCAAGGGTCAGCCGGAGTTCAAGGTCCAGGACCAGGGATGGGATCAATGGATCAAGGGGCCCAGGTTCAAAAACAACTAGACAGATGAGGGTCCACAGAATCAGTCTAGGTAAGGGCTCAGACAAAGCCTGGGTTAAATTTGGGGATCAAGGATTAGGTAAATCAGAAGCCAGTAAGATGGGCAAGGGTCAAGGAAGGGTGTGCTGGCcagttctatgtcaacttgacaccagctagagTCACTTTGGAAgtgggaacctcaattgagaaaatgcctcccatcACACTGGCCTATGGTGCACTTCTTTTGATTAAGGATTGATATGGGaggactggtggtcctggatgctgtaagaaagcaggctgagcaagccatgaggagcaagccagtaagcagcagccctccatggcttctgctccagtggctttcctgacttccctcaatgaggGACTTGTAAACTGTAAGATGGAACAaaccccttccttcccaagttgcatTTGGTCACGTTGTTTTATCCACCAATAAAATCCCTAACACAGGGCCAGAGCTCACCCAAGGTCTGGAAGTTGAGGGCAACAAGCTGGCAACCCACGTTCCAGAAGAGCTGAGGCATGTAGTTGGAGGAGTCCACTCGTGTGCCCTTGGGGTAGATGCGGCTGAGCTGCTGTTTGTTGTATCTGGGGTTGTCGGTCAGGGCCATAAGGGAAGAAGTGAGCAccctcttccagtctctgcctGGGGCACCATCTCATTCTCCTGGAATCCCACTCCCAGCAAGCTGTTCATGTTGTCCctgagccttctgcctcagcccaCTGAGAGCCCCATGCAGATCCTTCCGTGGCAACTGCCAGTCCCCACTGCCGGCCCCACTCTAGCCACAGTGCCTGGGGAGGATACTCCACAAACTCCATAGGACTCTTGGTCAGTTGCTCCATTGCCTTGGTCTCCACGAAGGATGACATCTCGAAGCACTTGTTCCTttctgggggaggaggagggatgtaAGAGCAGCCAAGGCCCGGCAGGGCCAGTTCCCAGTCACCCATCCCCACTCACTTCGTGCAGCCTCAAAGGACTTGAACTTGACGGGCTCAACGTAGTTGACGAGCGTTGACATCTCCTCCGTGGCATTGACCTCACTGCTGGCTGTGCCCTGTGGTCCCAAACTCAAGATCAGTGGTACCAGGTGTCCCTTACTCCCCTCCCCAGGGGGACTAGCCCTTTCCCACACCTGCAGGCATACTGCTCCACAGCCTCCTGCAAGACGTTGACACATCACCTGGATAGAGGCCTCTCAGTGTCCAGCCCACACACTGTCCCTAACTCAGGGAACCTCGCAAATCTTCCCTCCCACAACAGCCACAGTGACCCTTCTGTCACCTCCACTCCCCAGAATtccctttgagtttctctcctgcCACAGGGCCTTGGCACATGGCTAGTGCCACCTCTTTAGGTCTGTCTGCCCCAACTTCCATGCCAGGGCACAGTTCCTTTCCCAGACTGCAATTCTGTATCCTCTTCTCTTTAAACTTTTTactgcatttcttcttcttctgtgtgtgtgagtgtgtgtaagtgtgggcACTTGCTGCCATGGTACACACATGCTGATCAGGGGACAACTTCTGagagtcagttctgtccttctacCTTGGGTTCTGGGTGTCAAAGTCTGGTCACTAGGCTGATACAGTCATCACTGTTACGTGCTATGCCACCTTGCCAGTCCTGTACCGTAATACTCTTtgttgagccagggtttctctccaCTGCTCttgctagcctagaactcactatgtagagagaccaggctggccttgaactcacagaatctacttgcctctgctgagattaaaggcacgcaccac from Mus caroli chromosome 19, CAROLI_EIJ_v1.1, whole genome shotgun sequence encodes the following:
- the Plcb3 gene encoding 1-phosphatidylinositol 4,5-bisphosphate phosphodiesterase beta-3 isoform X1, with protein sequence MAGARPGVHALQLEPPTVVETLRRGSKFIKWDEEASSRNLVTLRVDPNGFFLYWTGPNMEVDTLDISSIRDTRTGRYARLPKDPKMREVLGFGGPDTRLEEKLMTVVAGPDPVNTTFLNFMAVQDDTVKVWSEELFKLAMNILAQNASRNTFLRKAYTKLKLQVNQDGRIPVKNILKMFSADKKRVETALESCGLNFNRSESIRPDEFSLEIFERFLNKLCLRPDIDKILLEIGAKGKPYLTLEQLMDFINQKQRDPRLNEVLYPPLRSSQARLLIEKYETNKQFLERDQMSMEGFSRYLGGEENGILPLEALDLSMDMTQPLSAYFINSSHNTYLTAGQLAGPSSVEMYRQALLWGCRCVELDVWKGRPPEEEPFITHGFTMTTEVPLRDVLEAIAEAAFKTSPYPVILSFENHVDSAKQQAKMAEYCRSIFGDALLIDPLDKYPLSAGTPLPSPQDLMGRILVKNKKRHRPSTGVPDSSVRKRPLEQSNSALSESSAATEPSSPQLGSPSSDSCPGLSNGEEVGLEKASLEPQKSLGEESLSREPNVPMPDRDREDEEEDEEEEETTDPKKPTTDEGTASSEVNATEEMSTLVNYVEPVKFKSFEAARKRNKCFEMSSFVETKAMEQLTKSPMEFVEYNKQQLSRIYPKGTRVDSSNYMPQLFWNVGCQLVALNFQTLDLPMQLNAGVFEYNGRSGYLLKPEFMRRPDKSFDPFTEVIVDGIVANALRVKVISGQFLSDKKVGIYVEVDMFGLPVDTRRKYRTRTSQGNSFNPVWEEEPFDFPKVVLPTLASLRIAAFEEGGKFVGHRILPVSAIRSGYHYVCLRNEANQPLCLPALLIYTEASDYIPDDHQDYAEALINPIKHVSLMDQRAKQLAALIGESEAQASTETYQETPCQQPGSQLPSNPTPNPLDASPRWPPGPTTSPTSSSLSSPGQRDDLIASILSEVTPTPLEELRSHKAMVKLRSRQDRDLRELHKKHQRKAVALTRRLLDGLAQARAEGKCRPSPSALGKATNTEDAKEEEEAKQYREFQNRQVQSLLELREAQADVETKRKLEHLRQAHQRLKEVVLDTHTTQFKRLKELNEREKKELQKILDRKRNNSISEAKTREKHKKEVELTEINRRHITESVNSIRRLEEAQKQRHERLVAGQQQVLQQLEDEEPKLLAQLTQECQEQRERLPQEIRRCLLGETSEGLGDGPLVACASNGHAPGSGGHLSSADSESQEENTQL
- the Plcb3 gene encoding 1-phosphatidylinositol 4,5-bisphosphate phosphodiesterase beta-3 isoform X2 produces the protein MEVDTLDISSIRDTRTGRYARLPKDPKMREVLGFGGPDTRLEEKLMTVVAGPDPVNTTFLNFMAVQDDTVKVWSEELFKLAMNILAQNASRNTFLRKAYTKLKLQVNQDGRIPVKNILKMFSADKKRVETALESCGLNFNRSESIRPDEFSLEIFERFLNKLCLRPDIDKILLEIGAKGKPYLTLEQLMDFINQKQRDPRLNEVLYPPLRSSQARLLIEKYETNKQFLERDQMSMEGFSRYLGGEENGILPLEALDLSMDMTQPLSAYFINSSHNTYLTAGQLAGPSSVEMYRQALLWGCRCVELDVWKGRPPEEEPFITHGFTMTTEVPLRDVLEAIAEAAFKTSPYPVILSFENHVDSAKQQAKMAEYCRSIFGDALLIDPLDKYPLSAGTPLPSPQDLMGRILVKNKKRHRPSTGVPDSSVRKRPLEQSNSALSESSAATEPSSPQLGSPSSDSCPGLSNGEEVGLEKASLEPQKSLGEESLSREPNVPMPDRDREDEEEDEEEEETTDPKKPTTDEGTASSEVNATEEMSTLVNYVEPVKFKSFEAARKRNKCFEMSSFVETKAMEQLTKSPMEFVEYNKQQLSRIYPKGTRVDSSNYMPQLFWNVGCQLVALNFQTLDLPMQLNAGVFEYNGRSGYLLKPEFMRRPDKSFDPFTEVIVDGIVANALRVKVISGQFLSDKKVGIYVEVDMFGLPVDTRRKYRTRTSQGNSFNPVWEEEPFDFPKVVLPTLASLRIAAFEEGGKFVGHRILPVSAIRSGYHYVCLRNEANQPLCLPALLIYTEASDYIPDDHQDYAEALINPIKHVSLMDQRAKQLAALIGESEAQASTETYQETPCQQPGSQLPSNPTPNPLDASPRWPPGPTTSPTSSSLSSPGQRDDLIASILSEVTPTPLEELRSHKAMVKLRSRQDRDLRELHKKHQRKAVALTRRLLDGLAQARAEGKCRPSPSALGKATNTEDAKEEEEAKQYREFQNRQVQSLLELREAQADVETKRKLEHLRQAHQRLKEVVLDTHTTQFKRLKELNEREKKELQKILDRKRNNSISEAKTREKHKKEVELTEINRRHITESVNSIRRLEEAQKQRHERLVAGQQQVLQQLEDEEPKLLAQLTQECQEQRERLPQEIRRCLLGETSEGLGDGPLVACASNGHAPGSGGHLSSADSESQEENTQL